One genomic region from Streptomyces sp. NBC_01304 encodes:
- a CDS encoding ABC transporter permease: MIVAMWVRSTMTYRASFALTAFGNFVATAFDFVAILLMFSHIDALGGYTLGEIAFLYGTTSTSFGLADLAMGSMNRLGRRVRDGTLDTLLVRPAPVLAQVAADRFGLRRLGRVTQGLLVLGYALVVADIDWTPLKVLMLPVMLLSGAGIYASLYVAGAAFQFVAQDASEVQNSFTYGGNTLLQYPPSIFAQDLVRGVTFVLPLAFVNWLPALYVLDREDPLGLPDWLAFLPPVVAVVCCGLAALAWRAGLRSYRSTGS; the protein is encoded by the coding sequence ATGATCGTCGCCATGTGGGTGCGCTCGACGATGACGTACCGCGCGTCCTTCGCGCTGACCGCGTTCGGCAACTTCGTCGCGACGGCCTTCGACTTCGTCGCGATCCTGCTGATGTTCTCGCACATCGACGCGCTCGGCGGCTACACGCTCGGCGAGATCGCCTTCCTGTACGGCACCACCAGCACGTCCTTCGGCCTCGCCGATCTCGCCATGGGCTCCATGAACCGGCTCGGCAGGCGCGTCCGCGACGGCACCCTCGACACGCTCCTCGTCCGCCCGGCCCCCGTCCTCGCCCAGGTCGCCGCCGACCGGTTCGGGCTGCGCCGGCTCGGCCGCGTCACCCAAGGCCTGCTCGTCCTCGGGTACGCCCTCGTCGTCGCCGACATCGACTGGACGCCGCTCAAGGTGCTCATGCTGCCGGTGATGCTGCTCAGCGGCGCGGGCATCTACGCCTCGCTGTACGTCGCCGGAGCGGCCTTCCAGTTCGTCGCGCAGGACGCCTCCGAGGTGCAGAACTCCTTTACGTACGGCGGCAATACGCTCCTGCAGTACCCGCCCTCGATCTTCGCGCAGGACCTGGTGCGCGGCGTCACCTTCGTCCTGCCGCTCGCCTTCGTCAACTGGCTGCCCGCGCTCTACGTGCTCGACCGCGAGGATCCGCTGGGGTTGCCCGACTGGCTCGCGTTCCTGCCCCCGGTGGTGGCCGTCGTCTGCTGCGGTCTTGCCGCGCTGGCGTGGCGGGCCGGGCTTCGTTCCTATCGCAGCACCGGGAGTTGA
- a CDS encoding ABC transporter permease, which yields MRLYAAVAAGGFRRYATYRLATMAGIFTNTVFGFIGSYTYIALWDERPHLGGYDQPQALTYVWIGQTLLAACALLGAGFEDELIERIKTGDIAIDLYRPADLQLWWLAADLGRATFQLIGRGIIPMAVGALAFDLALPGSAWPWLAFLVAVTLGVVVSFAIRYLVALSAFWLMDGAGAAQMAWLASAFFSGMLLPLNVFPGVFGEIARALPWSALLQVPADVFLGKHAGWGLLQAYAFQAGWAVALLGAGRALQAAATKRVVVQGG from the coding sequence GTGCGGCTGTACGCGGCCGTCGCGGCCGGTGGATTCCGGCGCTACGCGACCTACCGCCTGGCCACCATGGCAGGAATCTTCACCAATACCGTCTTCGGCTTCATCGGCTCCTACACCTACATCGCCCTCTGGGACGAACGCCCCCACCTCGGCGGCTACGACCAGCCCCAGGCCCTCACCTACGTCTGGATCGGCCAGACCCTCCTCGCCGCCTGCGCCCTGCTCGGCGCCGGCTTCGAGGACGAGCTCATCGAACGCATCAAGACCGGCGACATCGCCATCGACCTCTACCGCCCCGCCGACCTCCAACTCTGGTGGCTCGCAGCCGACTTGGGGCGCGCCACCTTCCAGCTCATCGGCCGTGGCATCATCCCCATGGCCGTCGGAGCCCTCGCCTTCGACCTCGCCCTGCCGGGCTCCGCCTGGCCCTGGCTCGCCTTCCTCGTCGCCGTCACGCTCGGCGTCGTCGTCAGTTTCGCGATCCGCTACCTCGTCGCGCTGTCCGCGTTCTGGCTGATGGACGGTGCCGGGGCGGCCCAGATGGCGTGGCTCGCCAGCGCGTTCTTCTCCGGCATGCTGCTGCCGCTCAACGTCTTCCCGGGCGTCTTCGGCGAGATCGCCCGCGCCCTGCCGTGGTCCGCGCTGCTCCAGGTCCCCGCCGACGTCTTCCTCGGCAAGCACGCCGGCTGGGGGCTCCTGCAGGCGTACGCGTTCCAGGCCGGCTGGGCCGTGGCGCTGCTCGGCGCCGGGCGGGCGCTGCAGGCCGCGGCCACCAAGAGGGTGGTGGTGCAAGGTGGTTGA
- a CDS encoding transglycosylase domain-containing protein: MSDEPQQQGDAGKAAGHQGWAPREPERSSAPGPEEPAQSPSPAGEGGGKNAGGGKKGRRKRTGWRRIFPTWRMVLGTLLLLCLLVGGALVAGYMLVDIPPANASATAQSNVYLYADGTQLARDGEVNRENIPLSSVPKDVQHAVLAAEDRDFYSESAVDPKAMLRAAWNTVTGKGKQSGSTITQQFVKNYYLGQEQTITRKAKEFFIAIKLDRQVSKDDILAGYLNTSYFGRNAYGVQAAAHAYFDKDAEKLTIPEGAYLATLLNSPNAYDVAAHPENKPRAQGRWNYVLDGMVKEKWLSQADRAAMKFPEPKPGRLPSGLSGQRGYLVEAVNDWLITNKVVEDEETLRKGGYRITTTLDKDKQDAFAEAVEDQLMSKVDKDARKADRNVRAGGVAVDPASGRVVSMYGGIDYTKQYVNNATRREYQVGSTFKPLVFTAAVQNNSTTQSGVRITPNTIYDGTNKRLVQGWNGDPFAPENEDNVDYGNITVRTATDKSVNSVYAQMAMDVGPSKVKQTAIDLGIPKDTKDMPDGPAIALGTATASVLDMAEAYATLANHGKRGTYTLVDEITKDGHPIALPKSESRQAVSREAADTTTSLLQSVVDGGTGRAALAAGRPAAGKTGTAEEDKAAWFAGYTPDLATVVAVMGQDPDTGAQEPLYGALGERRINGGAYPARIWAQFTKAALQGVSPKDFDLQLQAGAAEPPPVPETSGPPEEDTAGQTEGQTEGQTQGQTAGQNQGQTAGQDQGQTQGQTQGQTQGQTGGQNQGQTAGQTDGGTTDGGAAQGGQTDGGATQGGDGGADGGLLDGLDGSHSGT; encoded by the coding sequence ATGAGCGACGAGCCGCAGCAGCAGGGTGATGCGGGCAAGGCCGCCGGCCACCAGGGCTGGGCGCCCCGCGAGCCCGAGCGCTCCTCGGCCCCCGGGCCCGAGGAGCCGGCGCAGAGCCCGTCGCCCGCGGGGGAGGGCGGGGGCAAGAACGCGGGCGGCGGCAAGAAGGGGCGGCGCAAGCGGACCGGCTGGCGGCGGATCTTCCCGACCTGGCGGATGGTGCTCGGTACGCTCCTGCTCCTTTGCCTGCTGGTCGGTGGCGCCCTGGTGGCGGGCTACATGCTCGTCGACATTCCGCCCGCGAACGCGTCGGCGACCGCGCAGAGCAATGTCTATCTGTACGCCGACGGGACGCAGCTCGCCCGGGACGGCGAGGTCAACCGCGAGAACATTCCGCTGAGTTCGGTTCCGAAGGACGTACAGCACGCCGTACTGGCCGCGGAGGACCGGGACTTCTACTCGGAGTCGGCGGTCGACCCGAAGGCGATGCTGCGGGCGGCGTGGAACACGGTGACCGGCAAGGGCAAGCAGTCGGGGTCGACGATCACCCAGCAGTTCGTGAAGAACTACTACCTGGGCCAGGAACAGACGATCACCCGCAAGGCGAAGGAATTCTTCATCGCCATCAAGCTGGACCGGCAGGTCAGCAAGGACGACATCCTCGCCGGCTATCTCAACACCAGCTATTTCGGGCGCAATGCGTACGGGGTGCAGGCCGCGGCGCACGCCTACTTCGACAAGGACGCGGAGAAGCTGACGATCCCCGAGGGGGCGTATCTGGCGACGCTGCTCAACTCGCCGAACGCGTACGACGTGGCGGCCCATCCGGAGAACAAGCCGCGGGCGCAGGGGCGTTGGAACTACGTCCTGGACGGCATGGTCAAGGAGAAGTGGCTGAGCCAGGCCGACCGGGCCGCGATGAAGTTCCCCGAGCCCAAGCCGGGCCGGCTGCCGTCCGGGCTCTCGGGGCAGCGCGGCTATCTGGTCGAGGCGGTCAACGACTGGCTCATCACCAACAAGGTGGTCGAGGACGAGGAGACCCTCCGCAAGGGCGGCTACCGGATCACCACGACGCTCGACAAGGACAAGCAGGACGCCTTCGCCGAGGCCGTCGAGGACCAGCTGATGTCGAAGGTCGACAAGGACGCCCGCAAGGCCGACCGCAATGTGCGGGCGGGCGGCGTCGCGGTCGATCCGGCGTCGGGGCGGGTCGTGTCGATGTACGGCGGCATCGACTACACGAAGCAGTACGTGAACAACGCCACGCGCCGCGAGTACCAAGTCGGCTCCACCTTCAAGCCGTTGGTGTTCACCGCGGCCGTGCAGAACAACTCGACGACGCAGAGCGGCGTCCGGATCACCCCGAACACCATCTACGACGGCACCAACAAGCGCCTGGTGCAGGGCTGGAACGGCGACCCCTTCGCGCCGGAGAACGAGGACAACGTCGACTACGGCAACATCACGGTGCGTACCGCCACCGACAAGTCCGTGAACAGCGTGTACGCGCAGATGGCGATGGACGTGGGCCCGTCCAAGGTCAAGCAGACCGCGATCGACCTGGGCATCCCGAAGGACACCAAGGACATGCCGGACGGCCCGGCCATCGCACTGGGCACGGCCACCGCGAGCGTCCTGGACATGGCGGAGGCGTACGCGACGCTGGCCAATCACGGCAAGCGCGGCACGTACACGCTCGTCGACGAGATCACCAAGGACGGCCACCCGATCGCGCTGCCCAAGTCGGAGTCGCGGCAGGCGGTGAGCCGGGAGGCCGCGGACACCACGACCTCGCTGCTGCAGTCCGTCGTCGACGGCGGCACGGGCCGTGCGGCGCTGGCGGCGGGGCGTCCCGCGGCGGGCAAGACGGGGACGGCGGAGGAGGACAAGGCGGCCTGGTTCGCCGGGTACACGCCGGATCTGGCGACGGTCGTCGCGGTGATGGGGCAGGACCCGGACACCGGGGCGCAGGAGCCGCTGTACGGGGCGCTCGGTGAGCGGCGCATCAATGGCGGGGCCTATCCGGCGCGGATCTGGGCGCAGTTCACGAAGGCGGCGCTGCAAGGGGTGTCGCCCAAGGACTTCGACCTGCAACTGCAGGCGGGGGCGGCCGAGCCGCCGCCGGTCCCGGAGACCTCGGGGCCGCCCGAGGAGGACACGGCCGGGCAGACCGAGGGCCAGACGGAGGGTCAGACGCAGGGCCAGACGGCCGGTCAGAACCAGGGCCAGACCGCAGGCCAGGACCAGGGCCAGACGCAGGGCCAGACCCAAGGGCAGACACAGGGCCAGACGGGCGGCCAGAACCAGGGCCAGACGGCGGGCCAGACCGACGGAGGCACGACCGACGGCGGCGCGGCCCAAGGGGGCCAGACCGACGGCGGAGCCACCCAGGGCGGTGACGGAGGCGCGGACGGCGGGCTCCTGGACGGCCTGGACGGCTCGCACTCGGGCACTTAG
- a CDS encoding GroES family chaperonin, with the protein MLHDRVLVRTDTVEGERRSTGGIVIPATAAVGRRLAWADVVAVGQNVRTVEPGDRVLYDPEDRAEVEVRGVAYILMRERDLHAVAADRFEGSEDSTGLYL; encoded by the coding sequence ATGCTGCACGACCGGGTCCTGGTGCGCACCGACACGGTCGAGGGCGAGCGACGCTCGACCGGCGGCATCGTCATCCCCGCCACGGCAGCGGTCGGCCGCCGCCTGGCCTGGGCCGATGTGGTCGCCGTCGGGCAGAACGTACGGACCGTGGAGCCCGGCGACCGGGTGCTCTACGACCCGGAGGACCGGGCCGAGGTCGAGGTGCGGGGCGTGGCCTACATCCTGATGCGCGAGCGCGATCTGCACGCGGTGGCGGCCGATCGCTTCGAGGGGTCGGAGGACTCCACGGGGCTCTATCTGTAG
- a CDS encoding DUF3618 domain-containing protein, translating to MSDARTPAEIEADIKRRRAQLADTLDEIGVRVHPKTIVGDAKARFVGSVDHTVGRAYVSANRAVSDVKARFVDDEGAPRLDRLVPVALVVVGVVGLLAVSSRRRRG from the coding sequence GTGTCGGATGCCAGGACCCCCGCTGAGATCGAGGCGGACATCAAGCGTCGGCGCGCCCAGCTCGCCGACACGCTCGACGAGATCGGTGTGCGGGTGCACCCGAAGACGATCGTCGGCGACGCGAAGGCCCGTTTCGTCGGCAGCGTCGACCACACCGTCGGACGGGCGTACGTCTCCGCCAATCGTGCCGTCTCCGATGTGAAGGCCCGCTTCGTGGACGACGAAGGCGCGCCCCGCCTGGACCGTCTCGTGCCCGTCGCCCTCGTCGTGGTCGGCGTGGTGGGCCTGCTCGCGGTGTCCTCGCGGCGCAGGCGCGGCTGA
- the bcp gene encoding thioredoxin-dependent thiol peroxidase, translated as MSERLQPGDTAPAFTLPDADGNEVSLADHKGRKVIVYFYPAALTPGCTKQACDFTDNLDLLAGAGYDVIGVSPDKPEKLAKFREKEELKVTLVGDPSKEVLEAYGAFGEKKLYGKVVTGVIRSTIVVDEQGKVEHAFYNVKATGHVAKIIKDLGI; from the coding sequence ATGAGCGAGCGCCTTCAGCCCGGCGACACCGCCCCCGCCTTCACCCTGCCCGACGCGGACGGCAACGAGGTCTCTCTCGCCGATCACAAGGGCCGCAAGGTCATCGTCTACTTCTACCCGGCCGCCCTCACGCCCGGCTGCACCAAGCAGGCCTGCGACTTCACGGACAACCTCGACCTGCTCGCCGGCGCGGGCTACGACGTCATCGGCGTCTCGCCCGACAAGCCGGAGAAGCTCGCGAAGTTCCGCGAGAAGGAGGAGCTCAAGGTGACGCTGGTCGGCGACCCGTCGAAGGAAGTCCTTGAGGCGTACGGGGCGTTCGGCGAGAAGAAGCTGTACGGCAAGGTCGTCACCGGGGTCATCCGGTCGACGATCGTCGTGGACGAGCAGGGCAAGGTCGAGCACGCCTTCTACAACGTGAAGGCCACCGGCCACGTCGCGAAGATCATCAAGGATCTGGGGATCTGA
- a CDS encoding SGNH/GDSL hydrolase family protein: MTRRHGYALLAALAAVVVLISAAIYVGVSGGDSAKDELRAGPHTPQGSADPASAGRWVGTWSTSPAAAEPRTEQGFAGRSIRNVVHTSVGGTSARITLSNLFGHQPLTLTHVSLAVASAPSNPAAAGGTVRRLTFGGNHSVVIPPGRQIVSDPVRLRIPHDADLLVTTFSPTPSGPVTYHPHARQTSFVAQGDHVEDPLGDAYTEQSPYWRYLAAVDVMTREAEGAVVVLGDSLTDGVTSTLGANSRWTDVLADRLREESGAPRYSVLNQGISGNRILSDGLGRPAGNPSGLSRFDRDALSRTGVKAVVIALGVNDILRNPHQTDPDRIVAGLRELTRQAHARGLRVIGATLMPFGGHRGYTPHLEDVRKQVNAQIRAGRVFDSVADFDRALRDPYAPDRLRGVYDSGDHLHPSDAGYRKMADSFNLAQLKASAPAEL; this comes from the coding sequence ATGACCAGACGTCATGGTTATGCCCTCTTGGCTGCGCTCGCGGCCGTCGTGGTGCTGATTTCGGCGGCCATATACGTGGGCGTGTCGGGCGGGGACAGCGCCAAGGACGAGCTCCGGGCGGGCCCCCACACCCCCCAGGGCTCCGCGGACCCCGCCTCCGCCGGCCGCTGGGTCGGCACCTGGTCCACCTCGCCGGCCGCGGCCGAGCCGCGCACCGAACAGGGCTTCGCGGGCCGCTCGATCCGCAATGTGGTGCACACCAGCGTCGGCGGTACGAGTGCCCGCATCACGCTGTCCAACCTCTTCGGGCACCAGCCGCTGACCCTCACGCACGTCTCGCTCGCGGTGGCCTCCGCGCCGAGCAACCCGGCGGCCGCGGGCGGCACGGTGCGCCGACTGACCTTCGGCGGCAACCACTCCGTGGTGATCCCGCCGGGCAGACAGATCGTCAGCGATCCCGTACGGCTGCGGATCCCGCACGACGCGGACCTGTTGGTCACGACGTTCTCGCCCACCCCGTCGGGCCCGGTCACCTATCACCCGCACGCCCGCCAGACCAGCTTCGTGGCGCAGGGCGACCACGTGGAGGACCCGCTCGGCGACGCGTACACCGAGCAGAGCCCGTACTGGCGTTACCTCGCCGCCGTCGACGTGATGACCCGCGAGGCCGAGGGCGCGGTAGTCGTCCTCGGCGACTCGCTCACCGACGGCGTGACCTCCACGCTCGGCGCCAACAGCCGCTGGACGGACGTCCTGGCCGACCGGCTGCGCGAGGAGTCGGGCGCGCCCCGCTACAGCGTCCTCAACCAGGGCATCAGCGGGAACCGGATACTGTCCGACGGCCTCGGCCGCCCGGCCGGGAACCCCAGCGGCCTGTCCCGCTTCGACCGCGACGCGCTCTCCCGCACCGGCGTGAAGGCCGTCGTCATCGCGCTGGGCGTCAACGACATCCTGCGCAACCCGCACCAGACGGACCCCGACAGGATCGTCGCGGGCCTGCGCGAACTCACCCGTCAGGCGCACGCCCGCGGCCTGCGCGTGATCGGCGCGACGCTGATGCCGTTCGGCGGCCATCGCGGCTACACCCCGCACCTCGAGGACGTACGCAAGCAGGTCAACGCGCAGATCAGGGCGGGCCGCGTCTTCGACTCGGTGGCCGACTTCGACCGCGCCCTGCGCGACCCGTACGCACCGGACAGGCTGCGCGGGGTGTACGACTCCGGCGACCACCTGCACCCGAGCGACGCGGGCTACCGGAAGATGGCCGACAGCTTCAATCTGGCGCAGCTGAAGGCATCGGCGCCGGCGGAGCTGTGA
- a CDS encoding DUF445 domain-containing protein gives MKLTATGLLVFVALVYVLAKWAQNSGAGGWSGYVAAAAEAGMVGAMADWFAVTALFRHPLGLPIPHTAIIPTKKDQLGVSLGEFVGENFLSESVVRGRLRSIGIGGKLGAWLAEPANADRVTAELSTALRGALTVLRDSDVQAVVGEAITRRANAAEIAPGLGKTLEKVVADGGHKKVVDLVCARAHDWLVVHSDQVMDAVQGGAPGWTPRFVDKRVGERVYKELLRFVTEMRDMPEHPARGAVDRFLADFAADLQSDTDTRMKVERLKSEVLGRGEVQDVIASAWSSVRQMIVAAADDERSELRLRVRSALLSLGARLATDGRLQGKVEGWVEDVAVHVVTTYRNEITSLITDTIAGWDAEQTTKKIEAHIGRDLQFIRINGTVVGSLVGLAIYALTHALGA, from the coding sequence ATGAAGCTCACCGCGACCGGCCTCCTGGTCTTCGTCGCGCTCGTGTACGTCCTGGCCAAATGGGCGCAGAACTCCGGCGCGGGCGGCTGGTCGGGCTATGTCGCGGCGGCCGCCGAGGCGGGCATGGTGGGTGCGATGGCCGACTGGTTCGCGGTCACCGCCCTCTTCCGGCACCCGCTCGGCCTGCCCATCCCGCACACCGCGATCATCCCGACGAAGAAGGACCAGCTGGGCGTCTCGCTCGGTGAGTTCGTCGGCGAGAACTTTCTCTCCGAGTCGGTCGTACGCGGCCGCCTTCGCTCGATCGGCATCGGCGGCAAACTCGGCGCCTGGCTGGCCGAACCCGCCAACGCCGACCGGGTGACGGCCGAGCTCTCCACCGCCCTGCGCGGCGCACTCACCGTGCTGCGCGACTCGGACGTACAGGCCGTCGTCGGCGAGGCCATCACCCGTCGCGCCAACGCCGCCGAGATCGCGCCCGGACTCGGCAAGACCCTGGAGAAGGTCGTCGCCGACGGCGGCCACAAGAAGGTCGTCGACCTGGTGTGCGCCCGCGCCCACGACTGGCTCGTCGTCCACAGCGACCAGGTCATGGACGCCGTCCAGGGCGGCGCCCCCGGCTGGACGCCGCGCTTCGTCGACAAGCGGGTCGGCGAGCGGGTCTACAAGGAACTCCTGCGCTTCGTCACCGAGATGCGCGACATGCCCGAGCACCCGGCACGCGGCGCCGTCGACCGCTTCCTCGCCGACTTCGCCGCCGACCTGCAGTCCGACACCGACACCCGGATGAAGGTGGAGCGCCTCAAGTCGGAGGTCCTCGGCCGGGGCGAGGTGCAGGACGTCATCGCCTCCGCCTGGTCCTCCGTACGCCAGATGATCGTGGCCGCCGCCGACGACGAGCGCAGCGAACTGCGGCTGCGCGTACGGTCCGCGCTGCTCTCCCTGGGCGCCAGGCTCGCGACCGACGGACGCCTTCAGGGCAAGGTCGAAGGCTGGGTCGAGGACGTGGCGGTGCACGTGGTGACGACGTACCGCAATGAGATCACTTCACTGATCACCGACACGATCGCCGGCTGGGACGCCGAGCAGACCACCAAGAAGATCGAGGCGCACATCGGGCGCGACCTGCAGTTCATCCGGATCAACGGCACGGTGGTGGGTTCCCTTGTGGGGCTTGCCATTTACGCCCTGACGCACGCGCTGGGAGCGTAA
- a CDS encoding MFS transporter: MSTAPTPSETSTITTAVPARLDRLPWSRWHWMVVIGLGTVWILDGLEVTVVGNIAGRLSEEGSGLPISSAQVTGIAAALYVAGACSGALFFGWLTDRFGRKKLFIITLAVYLAATALTAVSFETWWFFLFRFFTGFGIGGEYAAINSAIDELIPSTFRGRVDLIINGSFWLGAIGGSLLSIVALDTDLFAPNVGWRLTFALGVVLGLVILLVRRNVPESPRWLFIHGRGEEADSLVTGIEERIEAEHGRQLPPPDREITIHQRKSIGFLTIARTVFSVYPKRTVLGLSLFVGQAFLYNAITFGFGAILTKFYDVSTSRTGYYFAVIAAGNFLGPLLLGKLFDTLGRRIMITSTYLLSGLLLFGTAYLFDRGSLSAVGLTACWSVVLFFASAGASSAYLTVSEIFPMETRAMAIAFFYTVGTAAGGISGPLLFAKLTETGVVADTVLAFQIGAALMCLAGLVAAVLAVRAERRSLEDIATPLSAASAT, translated from the coding sequence ATGTCGACCGCGCCCACCCCGTCGGAGACATCGACGATCACCACTGCCGTACCCGCCCGACTGGACCGGCTGCCCTGGTCGCGCTGGCACTGGATGGTGGTGATCGGCCTCGGCACCGTCTGGATCCTGGACGGGCTGGAGGTCACGGTCGTCGGCAACATCGCCGGGCGGCTCTCCGAGGAGGGCAGCGGGCTGCCGATCAGTTCGGCGCAGGTCACGGGCATCGCGGCGGCGCTGTATGTGGCGGGGGCGTGCTCGGGGGCACTGTTCTTCGGGTGGCTCACCGACCGGTTCGGCCGCAAGAAGCTCTTCATCATCACCCTCGCCGTGTATCTCGCGGCGACCGCGCTGACAGCCGTCTCCTTCGAAACCTGGTGGTTCTTCCTCTTCCGCTTCTTCACCGGCTTCGGGATCGGCGGCGAGTACGCGGCCATCAACTCGGCGATCGACGAACTGATCCCGTCCACCTTCCGGGGCCGAGTCGACCTCATCATCAACGGCAGCTTCTGGCTCGGCGCGATCGGCGGCTCGCTGCTCTCGATCGTCGCGCTCGACACCGATCTGTTCGCGCCGAACGTGGGCTGGCGGCTGACGTTCGCGCTCGGGGTGGTCCTCGGCCTGGTGATCCTGCTCGTACGCCGCAACGTGCCGGAGAGCCCGCGCTGGCTCTTCATCCACGGCCGGGGCGAGGAGGCCGACTCCCTGGTGACCGGGATCGAGGAACGGATCGAAGCCGAACACGGCCGGCAACTCCCGCCGCCCGACCGGGAGATCACCATCCATCAGCGCAAGTCGATCGGCTTCCTGACGATCGCCCGGACCGTGTTCTCGGTCTACCCCAAGCGGACGGTCCTCGGCCTCTCCCTCTTCGTCGGGCAGGCCTTCCTCTACAACGCGATCACCTTCGGCTTCGGCGCCATCCTCACCAAGTTCTACGACGTGTCGACCTCCCGCACCGGCTACTACTTCGCGGTGATCGCGGCCGGCAACTTCCTCGGCCCGCTGCTGCTCGGCAAGCTCTTCGACACCCTCGGCCGCAGGATCATGATCACGTCGACGTATCTCCTGTCGGGGCTCCTCCTGTTCGGCACCGCCTATCTCTTCGACCGGGGCTCGCTGAGTGCGGTCGGGCTGACGGCCTGCTGGTCGGTGGTCCTCTTCTTCGCGTCGGCGGGGGCGAGCAGCGCGTATCTGACGGTCTCCGAGATCTTCCCGATGGAGACCCGGGCGATGGCCATCGCCTTCTTCTACACGGTCGGCACGGCGGCCGGCGGCATCAGCGGCCCGCTGCTCTTCGCCAAGCTCACCGAGACCGGCGTGGTCGCCGACACGGTCCTCGCCTTCCAGATCGGGGCCGCGCTGATGTGCCTGGCCGGCCTTGTCGCGGCGGTGCTCGCGGTGCGCGCGGAGCGGCGGTCGCTGGAGGACATCGCCACGCCGTTGTCGGCCGCGTCGGCCACGTGA
- a CDS encoding SDR family oxidoreductase, translating into MYLVTAATAPVGRSVAEQLAAAGHPVRALTRDPAKADLPAGVEAVAGDLVDPSTYKAALQGVDALFLLAVPGFDAKAFVAAAKEAGVRRIVFQSSAEIVERMGPEQRNEIAQFHLAVESAINASLIPRVHLRLLVRSSGALEWAFDIPGQLAKGDVVRGPYADAVEAPIAASDFAEIVVAHLVDTEFVSGTTRVGGPHNLTLREQIRLIGAALDRPLRYEELTPEQARKEISPYAPVEVLMARWQGSIGSDEPEVDLVQAIVGRPALSPEAWAAEAAARLTGRS; encoded by the coding sequence ATGTACCTCGTCACCGCAGCCACCGCCCCCGTGGGCCGCTCCGTGGCCGAGCAACTTGCCGCCGCCGGGCACCCCGTCCGCGCCCTGACCCGCGACCCGGCGAAGGCGGACCTGCCGGCCGGGGTCGAGGCGGTCGCGGGCGACCTGGTGGATCCGTCGACCTACAAGGCCGCACTTCAGGGGGTCGACGCGCTGTTCCTGCTGGCCGTGCCCGGCTTCGACGCGAAGGCCTTCGTGGCCGCGGCCAAGGAGGCGGGCGTACGCCGCATCGTGTTCCAGTCGTCCGCGGAGATCGTGGAGCGGATGGGGCCGGAACAGCGCAACGAGATCGCGCAGTTCCATCTGGCGGTCGAGTCGGCGATCAACGCCTCGCTCATCCCGCGCGTCCACCTCCGTCTGCTGGTCCGCTCGTCCGGTGCCCTGGAGTGGGCCTTCGACATCCCCGGCCAGCTCGCCAAGGGCGATGTGGTGCGCGGCCCGTACGCCGATGCCGTCGAAGCCCCCATCGCCGCCTCGGACTTCGCCGAGATCGTCGTCGCCCACCTCGTCGACACGGAGTTCGTCTCCGGCACGACGAGGGTCGGCGGCCCGCACAATCTGACCCTGCGCGAGCAGATCCGACTGATCGGCGCGGCCCTCGACCGGCCGCTCCGCTACGAGGAGTTGACGCCGGAACAGGCCCGGAAGGAGATCAGCCCGTACGCCCCCGTGGAGGTGCTGATGGCGCGCTGGCAGGGCAGCATCGGCAGCGACGAGCCCGAGGTGGACCTGGTCCAGGCGATCGTCGGGCGCCCGGCGCTCAGCCCGGAGGCCTGGGCGGCAGAGGCGGCCGCCCGCCTGACCGGCAGGTCGTGA